The Ciconia boyciana chromosome 2, ASM3463844v1, whole genome shotgun sequence genome has a segment encoding these proteins:
- the SEPTIN7 gene encoding septin-7 isoform X1: MVVGESGLGKSTLINSLFLTELYSPEYPGPSHRIKKTVQVEQSKVLIKEGGVQLLLTIVDTPGFGDAVDNSNCWQPVIDYIDSKFEDYLNAESRVNRRQMPDNRVQCCLYFIAPSGHGLKPLDIEFMKRLHEKVNIIPLIAKADTLTPEECQQFKKQIMKEIQEHKIKIYEFPETDDEEENKIVKKIKDRLPLAVVGSNTIIEVNGKRVRGRQYPWGVAEVENGEHCDFTILRNMLIRTHMQDLKDVTNNVHYENYRSRKLAAVTYNGVDNNKNKGQLTKFDTVEGMSPLAQMEEERREHVAKMKKMEMEMEQVFEMKVKEKVQKLKDSEAELQRRHEQMKKNLEAQHKELEEKRRQFEDEKANWEAQQRILEQQNSSRTLEKNKKKGKIF, from the exons GTCGAGCAGTCAAAAGTTTTAATCAAAGAGGGTGGTGTTCAGTTACTACTTACAATAGTTGACACACCAGGATTTGGAGATGCTGTGGATAATAGTAATTG TTGGCAGCCAGTTATCGACTACATTGACAGTAAATTTGAGGACTACCTGAACGCAGAATCTCGAGTGAACAGACGTCAGATGCCAGATAATAGAGTGCAGTGTTGTTTATACTTCATTGCTCCTTCAGGACATGG ACTTAAGCCTTTGGATATAGAGTTTATGAAGCGCCTGCACGAAAAAGTGAATATCATTCCACTTATTGCCAAAGCAGACACACTTACACCTGAGGAATGccaacagtttaaaaaacag ataatgaaagaaatccaagaacacaaaattaaaatatatgagTTTCCAGAAACAgatgatgaagaagaaaataagattgtTAAAAAGATAaag GACCGTTTACCTCTTGCTGTGGTAGGTAGTAATACGAtcattgaagtcaatggcaagAGAGTTAGAGGAAGGCAGTACCCATGGGGTGTTGCAGAAG TTGAAAACGGTGAACACTGTGACTTCACAATTCTGAGGAACATGTTGATAAG AACTCATATGCAGGACCTGAAGGATGTCACTAACAACGTACATTATGAGaattacagaagcagaaaactgGCAGCTGTTACATACAACGGTGttgacaacaacaaaaataaagggcAGCTAACAAA atttGACACAGTTGAAGGCAT GAGCCCATTGGCAcagatggaggaggaaaggagggagcatgtagccaaaatgaaaaaaatggaaatggaaatggaacAGGTGTTTGAGatgaaagtcaaagaaaaagttcagaaaCTGAAGGACTCTGAAGCTGAG CTGCAGCGACGCCatgagcaaatgaaaaagaatttggaGGCACAACACAAAGAATTAGAGGAAAAGCGTCGCCAGTTTGAGGATGAGAAAGCAAACTGGGAAGCTCAACAACGTATCTTGGAACAACAGAATTCTTCCAG aaccttggaaaagaataagaagaaagggaagatattttaa
- the SEPTIN7 gene encoding septin-7 isoform X2, whose translation MVVGESGLGKSTLINSLFLTELYSPEYPGPSHRIKKTVQVEQSKVLIKEGGVQLLLTIVDTPGFGDAVDNSNCWQPVIDYIDSKFEDYLNAESRVNRRQMPDNRVQCCLYFIAPSGHGLKPLDIEFMKRLHEKVNIIPLIAKADTLTPEECQQFKKQIMKEIQEHKIKIYEFPETDDEEENKIVKKIKDRLPLAVVGSNTIIEVNGKRVRGRQYPWGVAEVENGEHCDFTILRNMLIRTHMQDLKDVTNNVHYENYRSRKLAAVTYNGVDNNKNKGQLTKSPLAQMEEERREHVAKMKKMEMEMEQVFEMKVKEKVQKLKDSEAELQRRHEQMKKNLEAQHKELEEKRRQFEDEKANWEAQQRILEQQNSSRTLEKNKKKGKIF comes from the exons GTCGAGCAGTCAAAAGTTTTAATCAAAGAGGGTGGTGTTCAGTTACTACTTACAATAGTTGACACACCAGGATTTGGAGATGCTGTGGATAATAGTAATTG TTGGCAGCCAGTTATCGACTACATTGACAGTAAATTTGAGGACTACCTGAACGCAGAATCTCGAGTGAACAGACGTCAGATGCCAGATAATAGAGTGCAGTGTTGTTTATACTTCATTGCTCCTTCAGGACATGG ACTTAAGCCTTTGGATATAGAGTTTATGAAGCGCCTGCACGAAAAAGTGAATATCATTCCACTTATTGCCAAAGCAGACACACTTACACCTGAGGAATGccaacagtttaaaaaacag ataatgaaagaaatccaagaacacaaaattaaaatatatgagTTTCCAGAAACAgatgatgaagaagaaaataagattgtTAAAAAGATAaag GACCGTTTACCTCTTGCTGTGGTAGGTAGTAATACGAtcattgaagtcaatggcaagAGAGTTAGAGGAAGGCAGTACCCATGGGGTGTTGCAGAAG TTGAAAACGGTGAACACTGTGACTTCACAATTCTGAGGAACATGTTGATAAG AACTCATATGCAGGACCTGAAGGATGTCACTAACAACGTACATTATGAGaattacagaagcagaaaactgGCAGCTGTTACATACAACGGTGttgacaacaacaaaaataaagggcAGCTAACAAA GAGCCCATTGGCAcagatggaggaggaaaggagggagcatgtagccaaaatgaaaaaaatggaaatggaaatggaacAGGTGTTTGAGatgaaagtcaaagaaaaagttcagaaaCTGAAGGACTCTGAAGCTGAG CTGCAGCGACGCCatgagcaaatgaaaaagaatttggaGGCACAACACAAAGAATTAGAGGAAAAGCGTCGCCAGTTTGAGGATGAGAAAGCAAACTGGGAAGCTCAACAACGTATCTTGGAACAACAGAATTCTTCCAG aaccttggaaaagaataagaagaaagggaagatattttaa